The stretch of DNA AGCTGCGCGGGCCGATTTGTCGAGCCTCGCCTTTTCGGTCTCCCGCCTTTCCAGCTTGGCTTCCAGGGCCTCCAGGGCCTTTTCCACGGAAACGTCCATCACCGCCGTATCGCCCTGGCTCACTATCACCCGCTTGAGTTCGGGAAAGCGGCTGGCGGTCCTGGCCCTCAGGTACACCGGTTGAACGTAGAGCATCTTTTTCGCTATGGGCAGAACTATCATCCGGCCCCGCTTGACCTCGCTTCCGGCCTGGTTCCACAGGGTGAATTCCTTGGAGATGTCAGTATCCTGGTCGATTACCGTGTTGACCTGGCTCGGTCCGTAGACCTGCTCGCCTGCCGGGAAGTCGTATACCATGACGTCCCCCAGTTTTTCGCCGTCGCAGCGCCCCACCGCCAGGGCCGCGAGGTTGTCCCGGTTGATGGGGCTCAAGGGGAGCACCAGCAAAAATTCCTGCCGGCCCGGCTTGATGAGGTCCACGGTAATATAATAGGGGGCCATGGAAACCGCCTTTTTTCCCTCGTAGGACTTGGCGAACTGCATCAACTCCCTTTGCTGGAAGAAGACCACCGGGTCCTTCTGGTGATATTTCAGGTACTTTTCCATCTGTATGACGAAAAGGTCCTTGGGATAGCGAAGATGTTCCCGGATGTCCCTGGGGATGTCGGCGGTTTTTCCCGAGAAAAGGCCGGGATAGATGGCGTCGTAAGCCTTGGCTATGGGGTCCTTGGGGTCGGTGATGTAAAATTTCACGGTTCCGTCAAAGGCGTCTATGGTCGCCCTTACCGAGGCCCTTATGTAGTTGAAGCTGCCGTCCAAAACAGGCGAGCTGCCGGGATAATGGCTGCTGGTGGTGAAGCAGTCCACCACCCAGTATAACCTGTCCTTCGCCACCACCAGGTAGGGGTCGGAGTCCTGTTTCAGGAAGGGGGCGATCTCCTTCACGCATTCCACGATGTTGCGCCTGAAAAGGATGCGGCTTTCGTCGTTGGTCTGGAATGTGGTGAATATCTTGCTGTCCTTGAAATACACTGCGAAGAGGAACTTACGCCAGATGTTCCCCATTGGGACGCCGCCCTTCCCGGTATAGTCGCTCTTGCCGCTTATAACGTCGGTTTCCCTCACGTCGTTGGGAACCAGTATGTACGGGTACTTGTCCGTCCCGTAGTAGAGGTCCGATTCCCCGGGCGCGAGGCCGAAGGGAGAAATGGGCGGGACATCCTTCAAGGCCCAGGAAATGCCCTGGTCTCCGCTCTGGACCGCAGGGGTCATCACCGCGCCCTGGCCGTGGGTGTAGGTCATGTGCTCATTCTGCCAGTTGCGGGCGATGGCCGGCATCTTGGAAAGGTTCACCTCGCGTGCGGCAAGGTACACCTGCTGGTAGTTGCCTCCCAGGTTGTAGCGGTCGACGTCGACGTCTGCGAAATTGTAGTAGGTGCGCAGGCCCTGAAGCTGAAAATAGACCTCTTTCAGAAATTCCTGGTCCCAGACCGGTATGTTCTGGATATTCATCTGGAAGCTCTGGTCCGTGGCCAGGCGGTAGCCCTTGTCAAGCGGGTAGGAGCGGTTGACCGCGTAATCCAGGCCGTAGCCCTCAAGGGTGGCCTGGATGCTGTTCTTGATGTAGGGCTTCTCCCTTTCTATCTCGTTGGGCTTCACCACGTACTTGTCGATGATGTCAGGCAGGAAGGTGGTGTTGACCAAAAGGAGGCAGACGGCGAAAAGGGTCGTGGAAATTGAAAGCAGCACGTAGCCCTTTTTCGTGTGGATCAGTACAATAAGGCTTAGGGCCGTTGCCAGGAGCAGAAAAATGGCTCCGATGGTAAGATACAGGATTATATTGATTTCCGTGTATCCTGGTCCATAGAACAGTGGCTCGTGGGCATTGGAGTAAACGAGGCTGTGAGCCTTGAGCACGAATCCCCAGGCCTGGATGACGAAAAGCGCCAGCACCAGTATCGAAAGATGGGCCTTGGCCGCCCTTGGAAAAGGCTGGCCCTTCTGGGCGAAAACCCCCTTCTGTATCCAGTACAACGACGCTAGGGCCGCAAGCACTGTGAGCGCCGCGATTAGAAGCCTGGTCTGAATGAGGGTGTATATCGGATAATTGAAAAGAAAATAGGTCACTTCCTTTGCGAATACAACGTCCTTGAGGTCCGAGTTCGAACCGGCCAGGAAAAGCAGGGTTTCCTCCCACCTGTTGTAGAGAGGCACGGCGATGAGCACGGCAAGTATCAGGGAAAGGGGGGCGAGTACCTTCATAGACCCGCTCAAAAAGACCCTGGAAAGGCCCTGTTGGATTTTTTCCTGCTTTGGGTCGGCCTTGGCGGCCCCCCCCGTGCTTCCGAGGAATCTGGCTGCGAACCAGAAATTGAGAAAGAAAACGAGAAAGAAGAAGGTTGTGGCCGCGAAAAAGACGACGTAGCGATACATTTCCCGGAGCCAGAAGTAGCCTGAAAAGCCCAGGGAATCGAACCACCAGTAATCAACGATGAAGTTGACGAAAATGAGGTTGGATATGAGATAAAGCGCCCCCAGGACCAAAAGAGCCAGGGCGGCCATCAAGGCCCGGCGTTTCCATCGTGACATTTCAATGTCTCCGTTTCACTGGCGAATATCTGTGCAATCGGGATTTCGATATGGAAAATGATGGTTCTTCTGAAAGTCTCCCCCGGAAGAGGACGATATGCTTTTTCATAACCAACATGCGAGAAAACATCAATGGAATATTGACGGCAACGCACAGGTCAGCCGTGAGGCTGCTCTTGCTGGACGCCTGTCGCCGCCGGGAACCGGATCAGGAAACGGGTGCCCTTGTCCGTGGTGGTTTCAACCGAGCCCGAAAGCTGGTTCTTGACCAGGCCCTCCACCAGCACTATGCCCAGGGATTTTGACGTTGACGGGTCGTAGTCGTCAGGTATTCCCGGCCCGTCGTCCTCTATGATCATCTCCAGCACCTTTCCGGCCACTATCCTGGCGGAAAAATTTATGGAGCCCGGCCCGCCGTTGGGAAAGGCGTGTTTGAGCGAGTTGGTTAGAATCTCGTTTATGATCATGCCGCATGGCACGGCCTGATCGACGGCAAGGGTGATTCCGTCGGCCTCGATGGAAAGGGCTATCTTTTTTTCGTGGGCTCCGTAGGCGTCGAAAAGGCTTCGCGCAAGAATGGTGACGTACTGGCCGAGGCTTATCTGGGCCAGGTTTTCGGCCTTGTAGAGGGTCTCGTGGACCAGGGCCATGGCCTTGATGCGGTTCTGGCAGTCCCTGAAGGCCCGGTTGACGTTTTCGTCCGAGAGCTTGGCGGCCTGGAGGGTCAGCAGGGCGGATATGACCTGCATGTTGTTCTTTACCCTGTGGTGCACCTCCTTTAAGAGCATTTCCTTTTCGTGCAGGGCCACCAGAAGTTTCTGCTCGGCGGCC from Deltaproteobacteria bacterium encodes:
- a CDS encoding UPF0182 family protein: MSRWKRRALMAALALLVLGALYLISNLIFVNFIVDYWWFDSLGFSGYFWLREMYRYVVFFAATTFFFLVFFLNFWFAARFLGSTGGAAKADPKQEKIQQGLSRVFLSGSMKVLAPLSLILAVLIAVPLYNRWEETLLFLAGSNSDLKDVVFAKEVTYFLFNYPIYTLIQTRLLIAALTVLAALASLYWIQKGVFAQKGQPFPRAAKAHLSILVLALFVIQAWGFVLKAHSLVYSNAHEPLFYGPGYTEINIILYLTIGAIFLLLATALSLIVLIHTKKGYVLLSISTTLFAVCLLLVNTTFLPDIIDKYVVKPNEIEREKPYIKNSIQATLEGYGLDYAVNRSYPLDKGYRLATDQSFQMNIQNIPVWDQEFLKEVYFQLQGLRTYYNFADVDVDRYNLGGNYQQVYLAAREVNLSKMPAIARNWQNEHMTYTHGQGAVMTPAVQSGDQGISWALKDVPPISPFGLAPGESDLYYGTDKYPYILVPNDVRETDVISGKSDYTGKGGVPMGNIWRKFLFAVYFKDSKIFTTFQTNDESRILFRRNIVECVKEIAPFLKQDSDPYLVVAKDRLYWVVDCFTTSSHYPGSSPVLDGSFNYIRASVRATIDAFDGTVKFYITDPKDPIAKAYDAIYPGLFSGKTADIPRDIREHLRYPKDLFVIQMEKYLKYHQKDPVVFFQQRELMQFAKSYEGKKAVSMAPYYITVDLIKPGRQEFLLVLPLSPINRDNLAALAVGRCDGEKLGDVMVYDFPAGEQVYGPSQVNTVIDQDTDISKEFTLWNQAGSEVKRGRMIVLPIAKKMLYVQPVYLRARTASRFPELKRVIVSQGDTAVMDVSVEKALEALEAKLERRETEKARLDKSARAAGETAKAKAAAKPLTASPAPAGITPVARPVPTASPAPTLSKKL